One genomic window of Lytechinus variegatus isolate NC3 chromosome 1, Lvar_3.0, whole genome shotgun sequence includes the following:
- the LOC121413989 gene encoding reticulon-4 receptor-like 2: MATGINNFLQCFGYAIIVVMFMCSLGHSDQSPGCRKDCNCTSTPLEVGNSELVGKCICPEYGIFLDSMLQDIVELDIVFSQPVVIRAGNIQRFHRIWFLTISGMQFVEPGGFQGLETLERLVLYDNYMRVLGTNMFTGLRRLTKLVAEGTTRNTIHALENGTFCDLTYLKHLDLKANAITQLNPEHFRDLDILDIFDISGNRLTKIKANTFENSPLLTEIKLSKNQITEIHRNAFVGLMRLNKLDLDGNLIKGMPQPRFLLGSLQLPTDSHFKRVAISLDDNPLRCDCHLNWISLWLDNSQICNGFCDSPSRLEHKSLHDVYKDNLSQCLPNNTVRSVESGKQLELTCSFVGASWVIPDGRHFQEHGACDDPFYLTNRDSLVIWKTSPEHSGNYFCFSSDGDQAFLYQVNVTESGIYFTTAEWAGIFGAPGAFVLGILVMSMILLLKNKCQQRSNGNGHFPLNNDTEGNSDNLLGPQGGNLDPMDVNPSGIPQNSEDFRNIFRKTYSLDPKVKKISISI; encoded by the coding sequence ATGGCCACAGGAATCAACAACTTTCTACAATGCTTTGGTTATGCCATTATTGTAGTCATGTTTATGTGTTCTCTTGGTCACTCCGATCAGTCACCAGGATGTCGCAAAGATTGTAACTGCACGTCCACTCCATTAGAAGTTGGAAATTCTGAATTGGTCGGAAAGTGCATTTGTCCAGAGTATGGGATCTTCCTCGACAGCATGCTCCAGGATATTGTTGAACTCGATATTGTCTTCTCGCAACCGGTCGTGATAAGAGCGGGGAATATCCAGAGGTTCCACCGGATATGGTTCCTGACCATATCTGGTATGCAGTTTGTGGAGCCCGGTGGCTTTCAAGGGTTGGAGACCTTAGAGAGATTAGTCCTCTATGACAATTACATGCGAGTCTTAGGAACTAACATGTTTACTGGTCTTCGGCGTTTGACGAAGCTTGTAGCCGAAGGTACGACTAGGAATACAATCCACGCTCTGGAAAATGGTACCTTTTGTGATTTGACTTATTTGAAACATCTTGACCTAAAAGCCAATGCAATTACACAACTCAATCCAGAACATTTTCGAGACCTAGATATTCTGGATATCTTTGATATTTCTGGTAACAGATTGACAAAAATCAAAGCCAATACTTTCGAAAATTCACCATTGTTGACGGAAATAAAACTGTCTaaaaatcagattacagaaATACATCGAAATGCATTCGTCGGTTTGATGAGATTGAACAAACTTGATTTAGATGGTAACCTAATCAAGGGGATGCCACAGCCAAGGTTTCTGCTAGGTTCACTTCAGTTGCCAACAGATTCCCATTTCAAGCGTGTTGCTATTTCTCTAGATGACAACCCGTTACGCTGTGACTGTCATCTTAACTGGATATCGTTGTGGCTAGACAATTCTCAGATATGCAATGGATTTTGCGATTCACCAAGCCGGCTCGAACACAAGTCTCTTCATGACGTTTACAAGGATAACCTCTCACAGTGTCTACCAAACAACACTGTCCGGTCGGTGGAGTCAGGGAAGCAGCTGGAACTTACCTGTTCCTTTGTCGGCGCTTCATGGGTGATCCCTGATGGGCGACACTTCCAGGAACATGGCGCATGCGACGATCCCTTTTATTTGACGAACAGAGACTCGCTTGTTATCTGGAAGACCTCCCCTGAGCATTCTGGTAattacttttgtttttcttcagatGGTGACCAGGCGTTCTTATACCAGGTAAATGTGACGGAATCTGGAATTTATTTTACAACTGCGGAATGGGCAGGCATTTTCGGAGCACCAGGCGCGTTTGTATTAGGCATTTTAGTCATGTCCATGATTcttcttttgaaaaataagtgtCAGCAACGCAGTAATGGAAACGGACACTTTCCCCTTAATAATGACACCGAAGGTAATAGTGATAATCTTCTCGGACCCCAAGGAGGGAATCTAGATCCAATGGACGTAAATCCCTCGGGTATTCCACAAAATAGTGAAGATTTTAGAAACATTTTTCGTAA